The proteins below are encoded in one region of Salvelinus alpinus chromosome 27, SLU_Salpinus.1, whole genome shotgun sequence:
- the LOC139556577 gene encoding serine/threonine-protein phosphatase 2A 56 kDa regulatory subunit gamma isoform-like isoform X4, whose amino-acid sequence MPNKAKKEKDSPKYGKVGKTGGQENSDIEQGSNRKGSNSVPPTTQLLKGKQLGSQMPVKKDKRQSSSRFSLSNNRELQKLPAFKDVPAAEQEKLFVQKLRQCCVLFDFLSDPLSDLKWKEVKRAALSEMVEYITHNGNVITEPIYPEVVHVFAVNMFRTLPPSSNPTGAEFDPEEDEPTLEAAWPHLQLVYEFFLRFLESPDFQPNVAKKYIDQKFVMQLLDLFDSEDPRERDFLKTTLHRIYGKFLGLRAYIRKQINNIFYSFIYETEHHNGIAELLEILGSIINGFALPLKEEHKMFLLKVLLPLHKVKSLSVYHPQLAYCVVQFLEKDSTLTEPTVMALLKYWPKTHSPKEVMFLNELEEILDVIEPSEFVKVMEPLFRQLAKCVSSPHFQVAERALYYWNNEYIMSLISDNAARILPIMFPSLYRNSKTHWNKTIHGLIYNALKLFMEMNQKLFDDCTQQFRAEKNKEKAKWKEREEAWVKIENLAKSNPQFLVYVDPSGLGSPMDTDGPMIEDFNMLKKTIEVEATQLQRNERKERPLVRRKSELPQDISTVNALETHRRAEDMVTPHDGH is encoded by the exons ATGCCGAATAAAGCGAAAAAAGAGAAG GACTCTCCTAAATATGGAAAAGTTGGCAAAACTGGAGGACAAGAGAACTCGGACATTGAG CAGGGCTCCAACAGAAAAGGCAGTAACAGTGTCCCTCCTACCACTCAGCTGCTGAAGGGCAAGCAGCTGGGTTCCCAGATGCCTGTCAAGAAGGACAAGAGGCAGAGCTCGTCCCGCTTCAGCCtcagcaacaacagagagctgcaAAAGCTGCCTGCCTTCAAAG atgtcCCTGCGGCGGAGCAGGAGAAGCTGTTTGTCCAGAAGCTGCGTCAGTGCTGTGTTCTCTTTGACTTTTTGTCGGATCCTCTGAGCGACCTGAAATGGAAGGAAGTGAAGCGGGCTGCGCTCAGCGAGATGGTGGAGTACATCACCCACAACGGGAACGTCATCACAGAGCCCATCTACCCAGAGGTGGTGCACGTG TTTGCAGTGAACATGTTCAGGACGTTGCCTCCATCGTCCAACCCCACAGGGGCGGAGTTTGACCCGGAGGAGGATGAGCCCACGCTAGAGGCAGCGTGGCCAcacctacag CTCGTTTACGAGTTCTTCCTCCGGTTTCTAGAGTCTCCAGACTTTCAACCAAATGTAGCCAAGAAGTATATCGACCAGAAATTTGTGATGCAG CTATTGgacctgtttgacagtgaagaCCCTAGGGAAAGGGACTTTCTAAAGACCACTCTGCATCGCATCTACGGCAAGTTCCTGGGCCTGAGAGCGTACATCAGGAAACAGATAAATAACATATTTTATAG CTTCATTTATGAAACGGAACATCATAACGGAATAGCAGAGTTATTggaaatattaggaag CATAATCAATGGGTTTGCCTTACCGTTGAAAGAGGAGCACAAGATGTTCCTGTTGAAGGTGTTGCTGCCTTTACACAAAGTCAAGTCCCTTAGTGTCTATCACCCACAG CTGGCATACTGCGTGGTGCAGTTTCTAGAGAAGGACAGCACCCTCACAGAACCG acagtgatgGCTCTGTTGAAGTACTGGCCAAAGACCCACAGTCCAAAGGAGGTGATGTTCCTCAACGAGCTGGAGGAGATTTTGGACGTCATCGAACCCTCTGAGTTTGTCAAGGTCATGGAGCCCCTCTTCAGACAGCTGGCCAAGTGTGTGTCCAGCCCACACTTCCAG GTGGCAGAGAGAGCGCTGTACTACTGGAACAACGAGTACATCATGAGTCTGATCAGTGACAATGCCGCCAGAATCCTCCCTATCATGTTCCCCTCGCTCTACCGCAACTCCAAGACCCACTGGAACAA GACGATCCACGGTCTGATCTACAACGCCCTGAAGCTCTTCATGGAGATGAACCAGAAGCTATTCGACGACTGCACACAGCAGTTCCGAGCAGAGAAGAACAA AGAGAAGGCCAAGTGGAAAGAGCGAGAAGAAGCGTGGGTGAAGATCGAGAATCTGGCCAAGTCCAACCCTCAG TTCCTGGTGTACGTGGACCCGTCAGGCCTGGGTAGTCCCATGGACACAGACGGACCAATGATAGAGGACTTCAACATGCTGAAgaagactatagaggtagaggcCACACAG CTCCAGAGGAATGAGCGTAAGGAGCGTCCGCTGGTCAGGAGGAAGTCTGAGCTGCCTCAAGACATTTCCACCGTCAATGCCCTGGAGACGCACCGGAGGGCCGAGGACATGGTCACACCACACGACGGCCACTAG
- the LOC139556577 gene encoding serine/threonine-protein phosphatase 2A 56 kDa regulatory subunit gamma isoform-like isoform X1, whose amino-acid sequence MPNKAKKEKDSPKYGKVGKTGGQENSDIEGSNRKGSNSVPPTTQLLKGKQLGSQMPVKKDKRQSSSRFSLSNNRELQKLPAFKDVPAAEQEKLFVQKLRQCCVLFDFLSDPLSDLKWKEVKRAALSEMVEYITHNGNVITEPIYPEVVHVFAVNMFRTLPPSSNPTGAEFDPEEDEPTLEAAWPHLQLVYEFFLRFLESPDFQPNVAKKYIDQKFVMQLLDLFDSEDPRERDFLKTTLHRIYGKFLGLRAYIRKQINNIFYSFIYETEHHNGIAELLEILGSIINGFALPLKEEHKMFLLKVLLPLHKVKSLSVYHPQLAYCVVQFLEKDSTLTEPTVMALLKYWPKTHSPKEVMFLNELEEILDVIEPSEFVKVMEPLFRQLAKCVSSPHFQVAERALYYWNNEYIMSLISDNAARILPIMFPSLYRNSKTHWNKTIHGLIYNALKLFMEMNQKLFDDCTQQFRAEKNKEKAKWKEREEAWVKIENLAKSNPQFLVYVDPSGLGSPMDTDGPMIEDFNMLKKTIEVEATQLQRNERKERPLVRRKSELPQDISTVNALETHRRAEDMVTPHDGH is encoded by the exons ATGCCGAATAAAGCGAAAAAAGAGAAG GACTCTCCTAAATATGGAAAAGTTGGCAAAACTGGAGGACAAGAGAACTCGGACATTGAG GGCTCCAACAGAAAAGGCAGTAACAGTGTCCCTCCTACCACTCAGCTGCTGAAGGGCAAGCAGCTGGGTTCCCAGATGCCTGTCAAGAAGGACAAGAGGCAGAGCTCGTCCCGCTTCAGCCtcagcaacaacagagagctgcaAAAGCTGCCTGCCTTCAAAG atgtcCCTGCGGCGGAGCAGGAGAAGCTGTTTGTCCAGAAGCTGCGTCAGTGCTGTGTTCTCTTTGACTTTTTGTCGGATCCTCTGAGCGACCTGAAATGGAAGGAAGTGAAGCGGGCTGCGCTCAGCGAGATGGTGGAGTACATCACCCACAACGGGAACGTCATCACAGAGCCCATCTACCCAGAGGTGGTGCACGTG TTTGCAGTGAACATGTTCAGGACGTTGCCTCCATCGTCCAACCCCACAGGGGCGGAGTTTGACCCGGAGGAGGATGAGCCCACGCTAGAGGCAGCGTGGCCAcacctacag CTCGTTTACGAGTTCTTCCTCCGGTTTCTAGAGTCTCCAGACTTTCAACCAAATGTAGCCAAGAAGTATATCGACCAGAAATTTGTGATGCAG CTATTGgacctgtttgacagtgaagaCCCTAGGGAAAGGGACTTTCTAAAGACCACTCTGCATCGCATCTACGGCAAGTTCCTGGGCCTGAGAGCGTACATCAGGAAACAGATAAATAACATATTTTATAG CTTCATTTATGAAACGGAACATCATAACGGAATAGCAGAGTTATTggaaatattaggaag CATAATCAATGGGTTTGCCTTACCGTTGAAAGAGGAGCACAAGATGTTCCTGTTGAAGGTGTTGCTGCCTTTACACAAAGTCAAGTCCCTTAGTGTCTATCACCCACAG CTGGCATACTGCGTGGTGCAGTTTCTAGAGAAGGACAGCACCCTCACAGAACCG acagtgatgGCTCTGTTGAAGTACTGGCCAAAGACCCACAGTCCAAAGGAGGTGATGTTCCTCAACGAGCTGGAGGAGATTTTGGACGTCATCGAACCCTCTGAGTTTGTCAAGGTCATGGAGCCCCTCTTCAGACAGCTGGCCAAGTGTGTGTCCAGCCCACACTTCCAG GTGGCAGAGAGAGCGCTGTACTACTGGAACAACGAGTACATCATGAGTCTGATCAGTGACAATGCCGCCAGAATCCTCCCTATCATGTTCCCCTCGCTCTACCGCAACTCCAAGACCCACTGGAACAA GACGATCCACGGTCTGATCTACAACGCCCTGAAGCTCTTCATGGAGATGAACCAGAAGCTATTCGACGACTGCACACAGCAGTTCCGAGCAGAGAAGAACAA AGAGAAGGCCAAGTGGAAAGAGCGAGAAGAAGCGTGGGTGAAGATCGAGAATCTGGCCAAGTCCAACCCTCAG TTCCTGGTGTACGTGGACCCGTCAGGCCTGGGTAGTCCCATGGACACAGACGGACCAATGATAGAGGACTTCAACATGCTGAAgaagactatagaggtagaggcCACACAG CTCCAGAGGAATGAGCGTAAGGAGCGTCCGCTGGTCAGGAGGAAGTCTGAGCTGCCTCAAGACATTTCCACCGTCAATGCCCTGGAGACGCACCGGAGGGCCGAGGACATGGTCACACCACACGACGGCCACTAG
- the LOC139556577 gene encoding serine/threonine-protein phosphatase 2A 56 kDa regulatory subunit gamma isoform-like isoform X3 gives MLTCTRAASAMILDAPNSNGPFQPVALMHFRDVPAAEQEKLFVQKLRQCCVLFDFLSDPLSDLKWKEVKRAALSEMVEYITHNGNVITEPIYPEVVHVFAVNMFRTLPPSSNPTGAEFDPEEDEPTLEAAWPHLQLVYEFFLRFLESPDFQPNVAKKYIDQKFVMQLLDLFDSEDPRERDFLKTTLHRIYGKFLGLRAYIRKQINNIFYSFIYETEHHNGIAELLEILGSIINGFALPLKEEHKMFLLKVLLPLHKVKSLSVYHPQLAYCVVQFLEKDSTLTEPTVMALLKYWPKTHSPKEVMFLNELEEILDVIEPSEFVKVMEPLFRQLAKCVSSPHFQVAERALYYWNNEYIMSLISDNAARILPIMFPSLYRNSKTHWNKTIHGLIYNALKLFMEMNQKLFDDCTQQFRAEKNKEKAKWKEREEAWVKIENLAKSNPQFLVYVDPSGLGSPMDTDGPMIEDFNMLKKTIEVEATQLQRNERKERPLVRRKSELPQDISTVNALETHRRAEDMVTPHDGH, from the exons ATGTTGACATGTACTAGAGCTGCCAGTGCGATGATTCTGGATGCACCAAACTCAAATGGGCCTTTCCAGCCCGTGGCCCTCATGCATTTTAGAG atgtcCCTGCGGCGGAGCAGGAGAAGCTGTTTGTCCAGAAGCTGCGTCAGTGCTGTGTTCTCTTTGACTTTTTGTCGGATCCTCTGAGCGACCTGAAATGGAAGGAAGTGAAGCGGGCTGCGCTCAGCGAGATGGTGGAGTACATCACCCACAACGGGAACGTCATCACAGAGCCCATCTACCCAGAGGTGGTGCACGTG TTTGCAGTGAACATGTTCAGGACGTTGCCTCCATCGTCCAACCCCACAGGGGCGGAGTTTGACCCGGAGGAGGATGAGCCCACGCTAGAGGCAGCGTGGCCAcacctacag CTCGTTTACGAGTTCTTCCTCCGGTTTCTAGAGTCTCCAGACTTTCAACCAAATGTAGCCAAGAAGTATATCGACCAGAAATTTGTGATGCAG CTATTGgacctgtttgacagtgaagaCCCTAGGGAAAGGGACTTTCTAAAGACCACTCTGCATCGCATCTACGGCAAGTTCCTGGGCCTGAGAGCGTACATCAGGAAACAGATAAATAACATATTTTATAG CTTCATTTATGAAACGGAACATCATAACGGAATAGCAGAGTTATTggaaatattaggaag CATAATCAATGGGTTTGCCTTACCGTTGAAAGAGGAGCACAAGATGTTCCTGTTGAAGGTGTTGCTGCCTTTACACAAAGTCAAGTCCCTTAGTGTCTATCACCCACAG CTGGCATACTGCGTGGTGCAGTTTCTAGAGAAGGACAGCACCCTCACAGAACCG acagtgatgGCTCTGTTGAAGTACTGGCCAAAGACCCACAGTCCAAAGGAGGTGATGTTCCTCAACGAGCTGGAGGAGATTTTGGACGTCATCGAACCCTCTGAGTTTGTCAAGGTCATGGAGCCCCTCTTCAGACAGCTGGCCAAGTGTGTGTCCAGCCCACACTTCCAG GTGGCAGAGAGAGCGCTGTACTACTGGAACAACGAGTACATCATGAGTCTGATCAGTGACAATGCCGCCAGAATCCTCCCTATCATGTTCCCCTCGCTCTACCGCAACTCCAAGACCCACTGGAACAA GACGATCCACGGTCTGATCTACAACGCCCTGAAGCTCTTCATGGAGATGAACCAGAAGCTATTCGACGACTGCACACAGCAGTTCCGAGCAGAGAAGAACAA AGAGAAGGCCAAGTGGAAAGAGCGAGAAGAAGCGTGGGTGAAGATCGAGAATCTGGCCAAGTCCAACCCTCAG TTCCTGGTGTACGTGGACCCGTCAGGCCTGGGTAGTCCCATGGACACAGACGGACCAATGATAGAGGACTTCAACATGCTGAAgaagactatagaggtagaggcCACACAG CTCCAGAGGAATGAGCGTAAGGAGCGTCCGCTGGTCAGGAGGAAGTCTGAGCTGCCTCAAGACATTTCCACCGTCAATGCCCTGGAGACGCACCGGAGGGCCGAGGACATGGTCACACCACACGACGGCCACTAG
- the LOC139556577 gene encoding serine/threonine-protein phosphatase 2A 56 kDa regulatory subunit gamma isoform-like isoform X2, whose product MPNKAKKEKDSPKYGKVGKTGGQENSDIEQGSNRKGSNSVPPTTQLLKGKQLGSQMPVKKDKRQSSSRFSLSNNRELQKLPAFKDVPAAEQEKLFVQKLRQCCVLFDFLSDPLSDLKWKEVKRAALSEMVEYITHNGNVITEPIYPEVVHVFAVNMFRTLPPSSNPTGAEFDPEEDEPTLEAAWPHLQLVYEFFLRFLESPDFQPNVAKKYIDQKFVMQLLDLFDSEDPRERDFLKTTLHRIYGKFLGLRAYIRKQINNIFYSFIYETEHHNGIAELLEILGSIINGFALPLKEEHKMFLLKVLLPLHKVKSLSVYHPQLAYCVVQFLEKDSTLTEPTVMALLKYWPKTHSPKEVMFLNELEEILDVIEPSEFVKVMEPLFRQLAKCVSSPHFQVAERALYYWNNEYIMSLISDNAARILPIMFPSLYRNSKTHWNKTIHGLIYNALKLFMEMNQKLFDDCTQQFRAEKNKEKAKWKEREEAWVKIENLAKSNPQFLVYVDPSGLGSPMDTDGPMIEDFNMLKKTIELQRNERKERPLVRRKSELPQDISTVNALETHRRAEDMVTPHDGH is encoded by the exons ATGCCGAATAAAGCGAAAAAAGAGAAG GACTCTCCTAAATATGGAAAAGTTGGCAAAACTGGAGGACAAGAGAACTCGGACATTGAG CAGGGCTCCAACAGAAAAGGCAGTAACAGTGTCCCTCCTACCACTCAGCTGCTGAAGGGCAAGCAGCTGGGTTCCCAGATGCCTGTCAAGAAGGACAAGAGGCAGAGCTCGTCCCGCTTCAGCCtcagcaacaacagagagctgcaAAAGCTGCCTGCCTTCAAAG atgtcCCTGCGGCGGAGCAGGAGAAGCTGTTTGTCCAGAAGCTGCGTCAGTGCTGTGTTCTCTTTGACTTTTTGTCGGATCCTCTGAGCGACCTGAAATGGAAGGAAGTGAAGCGGGCTGCGCTCAGCGAGATGGTGGAGTACATCACCCACAACGGGAACGTCATCACAGAGCCCATCTACCCAGAGGTGGTGCACGTG TTTGCAGTGAACATGTTCAGGACGTTGCCTCCATCGTCCAACCCCACAGGGGCGGAGTTTGACCCGGAGGAGGATGAGCCCACGCTAGAGGCAGCGTGGCCAcacctacag CTCGTTTACGAGTTCTTCCTCCGGTTTCTAGAGTCTCCAGACTTTCAACCAAATGTAGCCAAGAAGTATATCGACCAGAAATTTGTGATGCAG CTATTGgacctgtttgacagtgaagaCCCTAGGGAAAGGGACTTTCTAAAGACCACTCTGCATCGCATCTACGGCAAGTTCCTGGGCCTGAGAGCGTACATCAGGAAACAGATAAATAACATATTTTATAG CTTCATTTATGAAACGGAACATCATAACGGAATAGCAGAGTTATTggaaatattaggaag CATAATCAATGGGTTTGCCTTACCGTTGAAAGAGGAGCACAAGATGTTCCTGTTGAAGGTGTTGCTGCCTTTACACAAAGTCAAGTCCCTTAGTGTCTATCACCCACAG CTGGCATACTGCGTGGTGCAGTTTCTAGAGAAGGACAGCACCCTCACAGAACCG acagtgatgGCTCTGTTGAAGTACTGGCCAAAGACCCACAGTCCAAAGGAGGTGATGTTCCTCAACGAGCTGGAGGAGATTTTGGACGTCATCGAACCCTCTGAGTTTGTCAAGGTCATGGAGCCCCTCTTCAGACAGCTGGCCAAGTGTGTGTCCAGCCCACACTTCCAG GTGGCAGAGAGAGCGCTGTACTACTGGAACAACGAGTACATCATGAGTCTGATCAGTGACAATGCCGCCAGAATCCTCCCTATCATGTTCCCCTCGCTCTACCGCAACTCCAAGACCCACTGGAACAA GACGATCCACGGTCTGATCTACAACGCCCTGAAGCTCTTCATGGAGATGAACCAGAAGCTATTCGACGACTGCACACAGCAGTTCCGAGCAGAGAAGAACAA AGAGAAGGCCAAGTGGAAAGAGCGAGAAGAAGCGTGGGTGAAGATCGAGAATCTGGCCAAGTCCAACCCTCAG TTCCTGGTGTACGTGGACCCGTCAGGCCTGGGTAGTCCCATGGACACAGACGGACCAATGATAGAGGACTTCAACATGCTGAAgaagactatagag CTCCAGAGGAATGAGCGTAAGGAGCGTCCGCTGGTCAGGAGGAAGTCTGAGCTGCCTCAAGACATTTCCACCGTCAATGCCCTGGAGACGCACCGGAGGGCCGAGGACATGGTCACACCACACGACGGCCACTAG